A window of Ovis canadensis isolate MfBH-ARS-UI-01 breed Bighorn chromosome X, ARS-UI_OviCan_v2, whole genome shotgun sequence contains these coding sequences:
- the TCEAL6 gene encoding LOW QUALITY PROTEIN: transcription elongation factor A protein-like 6 (The sequence of the model RefSeq protein was modified relative to this genomic sequence to represent the inferred CDS: substituted 1 base at 1 genomic stop codon), which translates to MRRARSASCLSARLQVCLQQTQIEKEEEPGQNPWKSVKEEGTGQGKPEDEVEPENEGKSDEKEKLEVEEKSEQERELQNEGRPDDERQPTREGQPADEGKQEKQGKSEAEGNPLREIKLESQANSESQPHTAEKHPAEDCVPWKAKRKTDRTMEDSPRDYQDNLQERHLGGEELLRECRDLSRAQEELRKRQKMGGFHXIQRNVQDPFTPRGIGVSGE; encoded by the exons ATGAGGAGGGCCCGGTCTGCCTCCTGTCTGTCTGCACGTCTGCAGGTCTGTTTGCAGCAGACCCAgatagaaaaggaggaggaacctGGCCAGAATCCCTGGAAGTCAGTGAAGGAGGAGGGCACTGGACAG GGAAAGCCAGAAGATGAAGTAGAGCCTGAAAATGAAGGAAAGtcagatgagaaagaaaagctgGAAGTGGAGGAGAAGTCAGAACAGGAGAGAGAGCTCCAGAATGAGGGACGGCCAGACGATGAGAGACAACCCACACGTGAGGGACAACCAGCAGATGAGGGGAAGCAAGAAAAGCAGGGCAAGTCCGAAGCTGAGGGAAACCCACTCAGGGAAATCAAGCTGGAATCCCAGGCGAATTCAGAGAGCCAGCCACACACTGCGGAAAAGCACCCTGCTGAAGATTGTGTGCCctggaaagcaaaaagaaaaacggACAGGACAATGGAGGATTCCCCCAGGGATTATCAGGACAACTTACAGGAAAGGCATCTGGGAGGTGAGGAGCTGCTGAGAGAATGTAGAGATCTGTCAAGGGCTCAGGAAGAGCtaaggaaaagacagaaaatgggTGGTTTTCATTGAATACAAAGAAATGTACAGGATCCATTCACCCCAAGGGGCATTGGGGTGTCAGGGGAATGA